One genomic window of Nicotiana sylvestris chromosome 10, ASM39365v2, whole genome shotgun sequence includes the following:
- the LOC138879019 gene encoding uncharacterized protein, whose protein sequence is MLKQIQENIPLIDVLKEMPGYAKMIKDLMSQKFDFQDLATVTLTQTCSAVVTRLIAEKLSDPGSFTIPYTIGNFAFAKALCDLGASINLMPLAIYKRLGIGRARPISMLLQLADRTVGKFVFPANFMILDCKVDEEIPIILGRPFLATRRALIDCETRELKIRLNDEEITFNV, encoded by the exons atgctgaaacaaatccaggaaaatattccattgattgatgttttgaaggagatgcctggttatgcaaaaatgataaaggacttgatgtcccaaaAATTCGATTTCCAAGACTTAGCTACGGTGACTCTTACACAGACTTGCAGTGCAGTGGTGACTAGACTAATTGCTGAGAAGTTGTCTGAcccagggagtttcacaattccctACACTATTGGTAACTTTGCTTTCGCCaaagcactttgtgatttgggggctagcataaatcttatgcccctggcaaTCTACAAGAGgttggggattggaagagctagacccatttcgatgttgttgcagctggctgacaggact gtagggaaatttgtgttccctgcaaaTTTTATGATTCTAGATTGCAAGgtggatgaagagattcccataattttgggaaggccattCTTGGCCACtaggagagctctcattgattgtgagacTAGGGAGCTCAAGATTAGGTTGAACgatgaagagataacattcaatgtgtag